A window of Vigna unguiculata cultivar IT97K-499-35 chromosome 4, ASM411807v1, whole genome shotgun sequence contains these coding sequences:
- the LOC114182136 gene encoding membrane steroid-binding protein 1-like produces MALQVWETLKEAIIVYTGLSPPTFFTLLALILAIYYVITGLFPSSDHRHEAPRDFEPQMEPLRPPVQIGEVTEEELKAYDGSDPEKPLLMAIKGQIYDVSQSRMFYGPNGPYALFAGKDASRALAKMSFEERDLTGDISGLGPFELEALQDWEYKFMGKYVKVGTVKAKVPVTEPSESTPRDAESSKPTEDGPSELADIKNDPSESADIKNDEPPPKVDADKEE; encoded by the exons ATGGCTCTGCAAGTATGGGAGACACTGAAGGAAGCCATAATTGTCTACACCGGCCTCTCTCCGCCCACCTTCTTCACCCTCCTCGCCCTCATTCTCGCCATCTACTATGTAATCACCGGCCTCTTCCCCTCCTCCGACCACCGCCACGAAGCCCCCCGCGACTTCGAGCCCCAGATGGAGCCTCTGCGACCTCCCGTTCAGATCGGCGAGGTCACCGAGGAGGAACTCAAGGCCTACGACGGCTCTGACCCGGAGAAGCCCCTCCTCATGGCTATCAAGGGTCAGATCTATGATGTTTCCCAAAGCAG GATGTTTTATGGACCCAATGGACCATATGCTCTATTTGCTGGGAAGGATGCAAGCAGAGCTTTGGCAAAAATGTCTTTTGAGGAGAGAGATCTAACAGGAGATATCTCTGGTCTTGGCCCTTTTGAGCTTGAGGCCTTGCAAGACTGGGAATACAAGTTTATGGGCAAGTATGTTAAAGTTGGAACTGTTAAAGCGAAAGTTCCAGTGACTGAACCATCAGAATCAACACCCCGTGATGCTGAATCTTCCAAGCCTACTGAAGATGGTCCATCAGAATTAGCTGATATTAAAAATGACCCATCAGAATCAGCtgatattaaaaatgatgaacCCCCTCCAAAGGTTGATGCTGATAAAGAGGAATAA